A single region of the Camelus ferus isolate YT-003-E chromosome 2, BCGSAC_Cfer_1.0, whole genome shotgun sequence genome encodes:
- the MGARP gene encoding protein MGARP — MYLRRAVSKTLALPLRAPPGSAPLRKDASLRWMSSNKFPGSSGSNMIYYLVVGVTVSAGGYYTYKAVTSEQAKPSEHITNLKEKTKAELHPLQGEKENVAGAEETSSEVPGASIVEAPVVGAEDTPDATVAVVTEASPCPEGAEAAQAEAAEAVAVETVAVGAETRPEVTYAAPGESAEVGPEMVSQVTSADPEEAAAISSDKGTTENESCGEYAEPEEESSPVELEPSAGNDLQEEASVGPEGASAGGESPTD; from the exons ATGTATCTCCGCAGAGCGGTCTCCAAGACCCTAGCGCTGCCTCTGAGGGCGCCCCCAGGCTCTGCGCCGCTCCGGAAGGATG CATCTCTTCGCTGGATGTCATCTAACAAATTCCCTGGATCATCTGGATCAAATATGATCTATTATCTGGTTGTAGGTGTCACAGTCAGTGCTGGTGGATATTAT ACTTACAAGGCAGTCACATCAGAGCAAGCCAAACCCAGTGAACATAtaacaaatttgaaagaaaaaaccaaaGCAGAGTTACATCCACTTCAAG gtgaaaaagagAACGTTGCTGGAGCTGAGGAAACCAGTTCAGAAGTCCCTGGAGCATCTATAGTGGAAGCGCCGGTGGTGGGCGCTGAGGATACTCCGGATGCTACAGTTGCAGTCGTCACGGAGGCTTCCCCCTGCCCAGAAGGTGCGGAGGCTGCTCAGGCGGAGGCTGCGGAGGCCGTCGCCGTGGAGACCGTCGCAGTCGGTGCTGAAACTCGGCCAGAGGTTACATACGCGGCGCCCGGCGAAAGCGCAGAGGTCGGCCCTGAGATGGTGTCCCAGGTTACGAGCGCAGATCCGGAGGAAGCTGCTGCCATCAGCAGTGATAAAGGTACAACAGAGAACGAAAGCTGTGGCGAATATGCTGAACCAGAAGAAGAAAGTTCTCCAGTTGAGCTAGAACCCTCTGCTGGGAATGATTTACAGGAAGAAGCCAGTGTTGGTCCCGAGGGCGCCTCAGCCGGAGGCGAATCGCCTACTGATTGA